In the genome of Desulfitobacterium chlororespirans DSM 11544, one region contains:
- a CDS encoding tyrosine-type recombinase/integrase: protein MLFREGIILFKKHLIVNERSPETLRGYMFELENFIDFTENQHNGPVYLDEIIVQDIEEYLHELKLKGSSTSRRSRMVYILRSFYNFAIRQELVGKNIAALVDSVKVQQKERNFLSDEEFQALVSVIANPTIKVLCYTLFMTGLRIKEALDLTLEDVDLAGKVIRIRHGKGNKSRKVPISDKLLPILKDYLGRIRPPSGSKHFFATKVSGRLSASMANKTLKEAVLELGWNKKVTCHVLRHSFASHLVRKNVNIVRVQKLLGHASLKTTSIYTHATLDELAEAVNTF, encoded by the coding sequence ATGCTGTTTAGAGAGGGGATCATATTATTTAAAAAACATCTCATCGTCAATGAGCGCTCGCCGGAGACCCTGCGTGGCTATATGTTCGAATTGGAAAACTTCATTGATTTTACAGAAAATCAGCATAACGGTCCGGTCTATCTTGACGAAATCATTGTTCAGGATATCGAAGAATACCTCCATGAACTCAAGCTTAAAGGCAGTTCCACTTCCCGCAGGAGCCGAATGGTTTACATCCTGCGCTCTTTTTATAACTTCGCAATCCGCCAGGAACTTGTCGGTAAAAATATTGCCGCCCTTGTCGACTCAGTCAAAGTACAGCAAAAGGAAAGGAACTTCTTAAGCGATGAGGAGTTTCAAGCCCTCGTCTCAGTGATCGCAAACCCTACGATCAAGGTGCTCTGCTATACTCTCTTTATGACAGGACTGAGAATTAAGGAAGCTCTGGACCTTACCTTGGAGGATGTTGATCTCGCCGGAAAAGTTATTCGCATACGGCACGGCAAGGGCAATAAGAGTCGTAAAGTGCCCATTAGCGATAAACTCTTACCGATCTTAAAAGACTATCTGGGAAGAATCAGGCCCCCATCCGGCAGCAAGCACTTCTTTGCAACTAAAGTTTCCGGGCGCCTCTCCGCCAGCATGGCCAATAAGACCCTCAAAGAGGCGGTCCTCGAGCTGGGCTGGAATAAAAAAGTGACCTGTCACGTCTTACGCCACAGCTTCGCCAGCCACTTAGTGCGTAAAAATGTGAATATCGTCCGCGTTCAGAAGCTGCTGGGGCACGCCAGCTTGAAGACTACCAGCATTTATACTCACGCAACCCTGGACGAGCTGGCAGAGGCAGTCAACACCTTCTAA
- a CDS encoding cell wall-binding repeat-containing protein gives MLRWNKAAAFLVSLCLFTVLLIPGAEAATESSRLAGSDRYRTAVAASQEGWPTGSNAVVITTGENYPDALSAAPLAGKYDAPLLLTARSGLSPETINELKRLNPKNAYIVGGIGVIPVAVEKQIAGLGISVKRFSGQDRYDTALAVAREVGTSQGIFVTSGAAFADTLAVAPIAAAKGMPVLLVPKDELTPNLKSYLTRLRNTSMIIVGSENEVSKTIANQLPEAERIGGTDPYARNIALLRYFNDDIDPTIVYAATGEAFPDALSAAALAQKGGHPLVLLKGNQVPPAVQDYLSTKVINQVTVFGGTGVIPVSTESQLAGLPAEIDVVRNITVHVKEKETYELPKKVTVITSKGNQEEVQVDWNLDDVSTQKAGTYYYRGEIEGYYTTVELTLYVEPLLSKADTFAAEVVQGSEYSLPESVIVTLSDQTTKELPVTWSSSPTVSMLNKVGTYTFQGTVAGTDLKTKLTLKVSEDSAIKFKDSNLTWAVKFMLGKNSSSQPIYRSDVLSLTHLDAKGYGIRDLSGLENFTNLESLDLRNNFLEGAKLAPLQKLSNLKSLSLGYNDLEKINSLQNMTSLTYLDLGYNVIDDFSPLRKLTRLTRLYIKGNGTQDYSPTRGFYDQLADKDFDLDSVDYPKP, from the coding sequence TTGTTGCGTTGGAATAAAGCTGCTGCTTTTTTAGTGAGTTTATGCCTTTTTACGGTCTTGCTGATTCCGGGAGCGGAAGCAGCGACGGAAAGTTCGCGGCTGGCAGGGAGTGATCGTTATCGGACAGCGGTGGCGGCAAGTCAGGAGGGTTGGCCCACCGGCTCAAATGCTGTGGTCATCACCACGGGAGAGAATTATCCAGATGCCCTGAGTGCTGCACCTTTGGCTGGGAAATATGATGCCCCTCTCCTGCTGACGGCACGCTCCGGATTAAGCCCTGAAACAATCAACGAATTGAAACGGCTCAATCCTAAAAATGCCTATATAGTGGGCGGAATCGGTGTGATACCGGTCGCCGTGGAAAAGCAGATCGCGGGGTTGGGGATTTCCGTGAAACGATTCTCAGGACAGGATCGTTATGACACGGCACTTGCAGTCGCCAGAGAGGTGGGGACGAGTCAAGGGATTTTTGTAACATCCGGTGCCGCTTTTGCCGATACCTTGGCAGTGGCTCCTATCGCAGCGGCTAAAGGAATGCCGGTCCTGCTTGTTCCTAAAGACGAGCTCACCCCTAACCTCAAGAGCTATTTGACCCGTTTGAGAAACACCAGCATGATTATTGTTGGCAGTGAGAATGAGGTCTCTAAGACGATTGCCAATCAGCTTCCAGAAGCAGAGCGGATCGGGGGAACGGATCCCTATGCACGGAATATTGCATTGCTTCGCTACTTCAATGATGATATTGACCCGACCATAGTGTATGCGGCCACTGGAGAAGCTTTTCCAGATGCATTATCCGCTGCGGCTTTAGCTCAAAAAGGCGGCCATCCGTTGGTTCTTTTGAAAGGAAACCAGGTTCCCCCGGCAGTACAAGACTATCTGAGTACAAAGGTCATCAACCAGGTCACGGTCTTCGGCGGGACGGGAGTTATTCCGGTGAGTACGGAAAGTCAATTGGCCGGCTTACCTGCCGAGATTGATGTGGTCAGAAATATTACCGTCCATGTCAAAGAGAAAGAGACCTACGAGCTGCCTAAGAAGGTCACGGTGATTACGAGTAAAGGTAATCAGGAAGAGGTTCAGGTGGACTGGAATCTGGATGATGTGTCCACCCAAAAGGCGGGAACCTATTATTATCGCGGTGAGATTGAGGGTTATTACACGACAGTGGAGTTAACGCTGTACGTGGAACCCTTGCTCAGTAAAGCAGATACCTTTGCCGCAGAAGTTGTTCAGGGAAGTGAATATAGCTTGCCGGAGTCGGTAATCGTCACTCTGAGCGACCAAACGACCAAGGAGTTACCGGTCACTTGGAGTTCGAGCCCGACGGTGAGTATGCTGAATAAGGTCGGAACATATACCTTTCAGGGAACTGTGGCGGGTACCGATCTGAAGACAAAGCTGACCCTGAAAGTGTCGGAAGACTCAGCCATCAAGTTTAAGGATTCTAATCTGACCTGGGCAGTAAAATTTATGCTGGGTAAGAACTCATCTTCCCAGCCTATTTACCGAAGCGATGTGCTGAGCCTTACTCATTTGGATGCCAAAGGATACGGTATCCGGGACCTTAGCGGACTGGAGAACTTTACGAATCTGGAGTCACTGGATCTGCGCAACAATTTCCTGGAAGGAGCCAAGCTTGCCCCGCTGCAGAAGCTGAGTAATCTAAAATCCCTAAGCCTGGGCTATAATGATCTGGAGAAGATTAATTCTCTGCAGAATATGACCTCTCTGACTTATTTAGATCTAGGATATAACGTCATCGATGATTTTTCGCCGCTTCGCAAACTAACCCGGTTGACCCGCTTGTATATCAAAGGGAATGGGACTCAGGATTATAGTCCCACACGAGGGTTTTACGATCAATTGGCGGATAAAGATTTTGATCTGGATTCGGTAGATTATCCGAAGCCGTAA
- a CDS encoding caspase family protein produces MIKKRCIITFLTMITLFFVIPGTSYGETTPTYRALLIGNSNYWDNNNLQGPTNDLVKMENALSHHYYGSNNTSFSTIKAKRDVTKQEIISSIRETFKDAQEGDISYFYYSGHGAFDYYSNSAYLIGVDGEGLGVHELEMELGTIPGTIVVVLDSCHSGGFINKELHLESSGDTVDEDYINDFNHSIVDIFAQKKSRNYLTSSKYKVITAASKYEYSYDISYLDGWGWGGEFTRAFVTGNGYNGNFTADTNLDFNITLNEIYNYASNHVKNSNVQVWPQADNFIIGSDFGDLSSDGITVWDTFIDTPIDKIWNIKFNLQLDENSWKNKIYVLDTYQNKLPTRLEKSANGQIISIIPSHNYDYSSPYTIVIENGILAASGSQHKKKVLAYFITEKNKLDYEELALNTVLSGYFYSHPYPSVQEAFESFFGYPTWDYFYSTDGSHVVEFNGNAYKNYVYGTVTIQFTVDVENESFSVNYAAFDSDPMSYYEFEGLLDVIYTNYFYPRDMNSIDDIFIDEDDSPVLDEYKDLT; encoded by the coding sequence TTGATAAAGAAAAGATGTATCATTACTTTCCTTACTATGATTACTTTATTTTTTGTAATTCCTGGTACAAGCTATGGTGAGACAACACCTACTTACAGAGCTCTATTAATCGGCAATAGCAATTACTGGGATAACAACAACCTTCAGGGACCCACCAATGACCTGGTCAAAATGGAAAATGCTCTTTCTCATCATTACTATGGCAGTAATAACACATCCTTCAGCACGATAAAAGCAAAGAGAGATGTAACCAAGCAGGAAATCATCAGCAGCATACGGGAAACATTCAAGGATGCTCAAGAAGGCGATATATCCTACTTTTATTATTCTGGACATGGTGCTTTTGATTATTATAGCAACAGTGCTTATCTAATTGGTGTCGATGGTGAAGGATTAGGAGTTCATGAGTTGGAAATGGAGCTAGGAACTATCCCTGGTACTATAGTAGTCGTATTGGATAGCTGCCACTCAGGAGGATTTATAAATAAGGAACTACATCTTGAATCTTCAGGGGATACCGTAGATGAAGACTATATCAATGACTTCAATCATTCCATCGTAGATATTTTTGCTCAGAAAAAAAGCAGAAATTACCTAACCAGCAGTAAGTACAAGGTGATCACCGCCGCTTCTAAATATGAGTATTCTTATGACATCAGCTATCTCGATGGATGGGGATGGGGTGGCGAATTTACAAGAGCCTTTGTAACGGGTAATGGCTATAATGGAAATTTCACAGCAGATACTAACTTGGACTTCAATATTACCCTTAATGAAATTTATAACTATGCCAGCAATCATGTTAAAAATAGTAATGTCCAGGTTTGGCCACAAGCTGATAATTTTATTATCGGATCAGACTTTGGGGACTTATCAAGTGATGGTATCACCGTATGGGATACCTTCATAGATACACCTATTGATAAAATCTGGAATATAAAATTTAATTTGCAATTAGATGAAAACTCCTGGAAAAACAAAATATATGTACTCGATACTTACCAGAATAAACTCCCTACCCGTCTGGAAAAAAGCGCCAACGGACAAATTATCTCGATCATTCCATCTCATAATTATGATTATAGCTCCCCTTACACGATAGTTATAGAAAATGGTATACTGGCAGCAAGCGGGAGTCAACATAAGAAAAAAGTATTAGCTTATTTCATTACAGAAAAAAACAAACTGGATTATGAAGAACTCGCTCTAAATACCGTCTTAAGCGGTTACTTTTATAGTCATCCCTATCCATCAGTACAGGAGGCCTTTGAAAGCTTCTTTGGCTACCCTACCTGGGACTACTTTTATTCAACTGACGGCTCACATGTTGTTGAATTTAATGGAAATGCTTATAAAAATTATGTTTATGGAACGGTGACAATCCAATTTACGGTAGATGTTGAGAATGAAAGCTTTTCAGTTAATTATGCTGCCTTTGACTCTGATCCGATGAGTTATTATGAATTTGAAGGTCTTTTAGATGTCATCTATACTAATTATTTTTATCCAAGGGATATGAATAGCATTGACGATATCTTTATAGATGAAGATGATAGTCCAGTCCTGGATGAGTATAAAGATCTGACCTGA
- a CDS encoding TolC family protein has translation MNKKYVKLLTFVLAASLIFTTNNILAQDGQTPSGKAATDEVGSSESAQTSGSTDPAEAAETPGEAADTPAATEQGTLRLSLEDALDLIETGNSSLKLVDSKLLIYEKQYEQALARSQARYSEVDEDSTKRNKLNHKRALWTLENAKHDRENQVKDLKVQISNQYQNILALQQQVKNLKSQLNNVDTYIDQLNLQIDLGLAVESQRYALNAQKSSLEAGLKATQNTITSSMIALKRDLGIDLNREVILTSDLTAYTKFESVKFEEQLAQAITNDHDIQKYEQDIELTTIEYDIAFYYSNPAADQLQISIEDKKATLETLPVTKEVALRTAYNNLRSLENSVQAAKLAVEADKINTEILQKKIEVGISSSIEMIELQNKLLNDQYTLLQNINNYMSAAAGLRNSLEVTSTQK, from the coding sequence GTGAATAAAAAATATGTAAAACTTCTGACTTTTGTTCTCGCTGCTTCGCTTATTTTTACAACCAACAATATTCTGGCCCAAGACGGACAGACACCATCCGGCAAGGCTGCGACAGATGAGGTAGGTTCCTCTGAGTCCGCTCAGACTTCCGGATCGACGGATCCGGCTGAAGCGGCAGAAACCCCCGGTGAGGCTGCCGATACTCCTGCGGCCACCGAACAAGGGACCTTGCGTCTTTCTCTCGAAGATGCTTTAGACCTCATTGAGACAGGGAACAGCAGTCTGAAGCTAGTAGACAGCAAACTGCTCATCTATGAAAAGCAGTATGAACAAGCCCTGGCCAGAAGCCAGGCCAGATACTCAGAGGTGGATGAAGATTCTACCAAGAGGAACAAACTGAATCATAAGCGGGCCCTCTGGACCTTAGAGAACGCTAAACACGACCGGGAAAACCAAGTAAAGGATTTGAAGGTTCAGATCAGCAATCAGTATCAAAACATTTTGGCCTTGCAGCAGCAAGTGAAGAACTTGAAAAGCCAGCTGAATAATGTGGATACGTATATCGACCAGCTCAATCTGCAGATCGATCTGGGTCTGGCCGTTGAATCTCAGCGTTATGCCTTAAACGCCCAAAAGAGCTCCCTGGAGGCAGGCTTGAAAGCGACGCAGAACACGATCACCAGCTCCATGATTGCTTTAAAACGGGATTTGGGCATTGATTTAAACCGCGAAGTCATCCTGACCTCGGATTTAACAGCTTATACAAAATTTGAAAGTGTCAAGTTCGAAGAACAGCTTGCACAAGCTATCACCAACGACCATGATATCCAAAAATATGAACAGGATATCGAACTCACGACTATAGAATATGACATTGCTTTCTATTATTCGAACCCGGCGGCCGATCAGCTGCAAATCAGCATTGAAGATAAAAAGGCAACCCTGGAAACTTTGCCGGTGACGAAGGAAGTCGCTTTGCGCACTGCTTATAATAACCTGAGGTCTTTGGAAAACTCTGTGCAGGCAGCTAAGCTGGCTGTTGAAGCGGATAAGATCAATACAGAAATTCTGCAGAAGAAAATTGAAGTAGGTATTTCCAGCAGCATCGAAATGATCGAACTGCAAAATAAACTTCTCAATGATCAATATACTTTACTGCAGAACATCAACAACTATATGTCGGCTGCCGCCGGCTTACGAAACAGCCTGGAAGTAACATCTACCCAAAAATAA
- a CDS encoding cell wall-binding repeat-containing protein, with protein MRRLRSKFMFIVCFALIVALMIPQSTYALSNPSVPTGLTAAAVSGSQINLSWKGVGEASQYYIYRSNSASGVYTYVGAVTGTNYSNTGLTPMTTYYYKVQAINSAGSSDYSSPAWAVTPAELDTSSILSDRISGSDRYETSANIAEMGWTASDYAILASGENYPDALCAAPLAAKFDAPILLTSKNKLEEETKGQFSYLNVKKVIIVGGEGVISAKVEQSIKNLGIEVSRAAGLNRYETSLLVAKMMGNFDEAVIATGEDFADILSIAPIAAQKGMPILLTPGNSLSKNLKDILSTQARKTYVLGDISILSDAVVNQLPAPQRLGGSNRYDANTQIIQYFANDLDLSTCYAATGEAYPDALSGSVLASLSKSPVLLVKKPLPSGTEKLIENNASRIQKIVAFGGTGAVSDSLLESLTQSNGAQSGSLAAPANVVANPLGTGQIHLSWNAVSNASSYAIYRSTSYSGTYNQITTVGVPYYTDANLSSGVTYYYKIKAVNSSAASAFSNSVQAATLTDTGFLQAPDNFTVTPLSSKEIYLTWSPVDNAFTYNIYRTTADTGNYVLLASVNRPYYTDESVTLGTTYFYKVQAAYSGGTGPYSKVGAGAPLLKGDTLTVPANVTASGIDSASIMVTWGVVNNATYYQVYRSTSFSGTYSIAGTSPLTYLIDEGLVPGMTYYYKVQAVSSAGLSDFSTIAYAVTGAGAVGPAAPDNLVATVLGSSQIYLTWNGVYNATHYKIYRSTSSSGTYTLIDTIVNPYYTDRNLTPGTTYYYYIQAGGDFDTSPKSNTVHARTSN; from the coding sequence ATGAGAAGGCTAAGATCCAAATTCATGTTTATAGTATGTTTTGCATTGATCGTGGCGCTGATGATTCCACAGAGTACATACGCTCTAAGCAATCCCTCTGTTCCGACCGGGTTGACGGCAGCAGCGGTGAGCGGGAGCCAAATCAATCTGTCCTGGAAGGGGGTCGGCGAAGCGAGTCAGTATTATATTTATCGTTCTAATTCGGCTTCAGGTGTTTATACTTATGTGGGTGCCGTGACAGGCACAAACTACAGCAATACGGGTTTAACGCCTATGACTACCTATTACTATAAGGTTCAGGCGATCAATAGCGCAGGCTCCAGCGATTATTCTTCACCGGCCTGGGCTGTAACACCGGCAGAGTTGGATACTTCTTCTATCTTGAGCGACCGGATCTCGGGTTCTGATCGATATGAGACTTCCGCCAATATTGCCGAGATGGGCTGGACGGCATCCGACTATGCTATTCTGGCCAGTGGGGAGAATTACCCGGATGCTTTGTGTGCGGCGCCTTTGGCAGCTAAGTTCGATGCCCCTATCTTGCTGACTTCCAAAAATAAACTGGAAGAAGAGACCAAAGGGCAGTTTTCCTATCTAAACGTGAAAAAAGTCATCATCGTCGGCGGAGAAGGTGTAATCTCGGCTAAAGTGGAACAATCCATTAAGAATTTGGGTATCGAGGTATCACGCGCTGCCGGATTGAATCGGTATGAAACTTCCCTGCTGGTTGCCAAGATGATGGGGAACTTTGACGAAGCGGTCATCGCCACAGGTGAGGATTTTGCGGATATTTTATCCATAGCTCCTATCGCTGCTCAAAAGGGGATGCCCATTCTTCTGACTCCGGGAAACAGTCTGTCTAAAAATCTGAAAGATATCTTAAGCACTCAAGCAAGAAAAACTTATGTTTTAGGGGACATCAGTATTCTCAGCGATGCTGTAGTCAATCAGTTGCCTGCTCCTCAGCGTTTAGGCGGTTCCAATCGTTATGACGCCAATACGCAGATTATCCAGTATTTTGCCAATGACCTTGATCTGAGCACTTGCTATGCGGCTACAGGGGAGGCATATCCCGATGCCCTGTCCGGCTCGGTCCTGGCTTCATTATCCAAGTCCCCGGTGCTTCTGGTCAAGAAACCCCTTCCTTCCGGAACCGAGAAATTGATTGAAAATAATGCTTCCCGCATCCAAAAGATCGTAGCCTTTGGAGGAACCGGAGCTGTATCAGACAGCTTGTTAGAGAGCCTCACTCAGTCCAACGGTGCCCAGAGCGGTTCCTTAGCTGCTCCGGCCAATGTGGTGGCTAACCCTTTAGGCACCGGACAGATTCATCTGTCCTGGAACGCGGTCAGCAATGCGTCATCCTATGCCATCTACCGGTCAACTTCCTATTCAGGAACTTACAATCAGATCACGACGGTAGGTGTCCCTTACTATACGGACGCTAATCTATCTTCAGGAGTTACCTACTATTATAAGATAAAGGCAGTCAATTCTTCCGCTGCCAGTGCTTTTTCCAACAGTGTTCAGGCGGCCACTCTTACGGATACCGGTTTTCTGCAGGCTCCGGATAATTTCACCGTAACTCCTTTGAGTTCCAAAGAGATCTATCTGACCTGGAGTCCTGTGGACAACGCTTTCACCTATAATATCTACAGAACCACGGCAGATACGGGCAACTATGTTCTGCTTGCTTCCGTCAACAGACCTTATTATACCGATGAAAGTGTGACGTTGGGAACCACTTATTTCTACAAAGTGCAGGCTGCTTATTCGGGAGGAACAGGGCCTTATTCGAAAGTTGGGGCCGGTGCGCCTTTGCTGAAAGGAGATACCCTGACTGTTCCCGCTAATGTGACCGCTTCCGGTATCGATTCAGCCAGTATCATGGTTACTTGGGGTGTGGTAAATAACGCCACATACTATCAGGTCTATCGTTCCACTTCTTTTTCGGGAACTTATTCCATAGCCGGAACTTCGCCTCTGACCTACCTTATTGATGAAGGCCTGGTGCCGGGGATGACCTATTATTACAAGGTGCAGGCGGTCAGCAGTGCAGGCTTAAGCGATTTCTCAACCATTGCCTATGCTGTGACAGGTGCCGGCGCGGTTGGACCGGCTGCGCCGGATAATCTGGTTGCTACCGTGCTTGGCTCCAGCCAGATTTATCTGACCTGGAATGGTGTGTATAATGCTACTCATTATAAGATCTATCGCTCTACTTCCAGTTCGGGGACTTACACCCTAATTGATACTATAGTAAACCCCTATTATACGGATCGGAACTTAACTCCGGGAACCACGTATTATTATTATATTCAGGCGGGCGGTGATTTCGATACAAGCCCTAAATCAAACACAGTGCATGCGAGAACATCGAACTAA
- a CDS encoding TolC family protein has product MKKALASILLVALLLGSTVSAAQASEDTLDIEKAAIETIENSQILKTNNLRIEQMEKNYSSVKGQLNQMIGLLPYMPNPFELVQSYVLTPKMYEDYLTQFYGGQAVLTNAVRLSAYSSYIELLKGDYEVNAQNDLMNSLYEDYKKARLQEEKGMVTASQLRLAEIAYEQIRYHYLSAQNSKDSALMALNNMMGGDISRKYSVLQDYNVTPAPQIRTLEEYTNQALANRAEIISAQSALDLLEEQYLYGLASIPSDYEFYKQQQEYEIANARNTLDLARINVRQNIAELYAGLESSMKALEAMQYLAEQAEKNIQTAQIRYDQSEITFVELNNAKIAKVQAEIDLKKAELDAWLMQTTMNLACDAGVQPTGY; this is encoded by the coding sequence TTGAAAAAAGCTCTTGCGTCCATACTACTTGTGGCTTTGCTGCTGGGCAGCACCGTTTCTGCTGCCCAAGCCTCAGAGGATACTCTGGACATTGAAAAAGCAGCCATAGAAACCATCGAAAATTCCCAAATTCTCAAAACTAATAATCTGCGTATTGAGCAGATGGAGAAAAACTACTCCAGTGTAAAAGGGCAGCTCAATCAAATGATAGGGCTTTTGCCCTATATGCCCAACCCTTTTGAGCTGGTTCAATCCTATGTTTTGACGCCGAAGATGTATGAGGATTACCTGACTCAGTTTTATGGGGGGCAAGCAGTCCTGACCAATGCCGTGCGGCTTTCTGCTTACAGCAGTTACATAGAACTTCTGAAAGGGGATTATGAGGTCAATGCCCAAAACGATCTGATGAACTCCCTCTACGAGGACTATAAGAAGGCTCGGCTTCAAGAAGAAAAAGGGATGGTCACCGCATCTCAGTTAAGGCTGGCGGAAATCGCCTATGAGCAAATTCGTTATCATTATCTCAGTGCCCAGAACAGTAAGGATTCGGCTTTGATGGCCCTTAATAACATGATGGGGGGAGATATCTCCCGGAAATACTCTGTTCTGCAGGATTATAATGTTACTCCCGCTCCACAGATCCGGACTCTTGAAGAGTATACGAACCAGGCATTGGCCAATCGGGCAGAGATCATCAGTGCTCAAAGCGCCCTTGACTTGCTTGAGGAGCAATATCTCTATGGTTTGGCCAGCATCCCCAGTGATTACGAATTCTACAAGCAGCAGCAGGAATATGAGATCGCTAACGCCAGGAACACTCTGGACCTGGCGCGAATCAATGTCCGCCAAAACATCGCCGAACTGTATGCCGGCCTGGAAAGCTCCATGAAAGCCCTGGAGGCTATGCAATATCTTGCCGAACAAGCGGAAAAGAATATCCAAACGGCACAAATCCGCTATGACCAATCTGAAATTACTTTCGTAGAATTAAACAATGCCAAAATTGCTAAAGTGCAAGCAGAGATCGATCTGAAAAAAGCGGAGTTAGATGCCTGGCTGATGCAGACGACGATGAATCTGGCTTGTGATGCGGGTGTTCAACCCACCGGATATTAA
- a CDS encoding Ig-like domain-containing protein, translating to MMKRLYLALIWIGLFSFWVMPVQAAEIPQEFDTWTSMSTTDTLKAWMIKFNKPIDSGTVNKNNIYLTDDRNNPVAATLTLSKEENSVIIKPAKAYTVGNKYWIFVTGGITGKDGIKQLSQPIAVPFEVKGKISSVASSYSEIITSFKVTTSSDVYSVKINSTPMHYQGDNTYTLGISGLKQGGKVTIYAYDSSGKLLTSESYQI from the coding sequence ATGATGAAAAGATTATATCTAGCCCTCATCTGGATAGGCCTCTTTTCGTTCTGGGTCATGCCGGTTCAGGCAGCGGAGATTCCACAAGAGTTTGATACATGGACAAGTATGTCGACCACAGATACTCTTAAGGCCTGGATGATAAAGTTTAATAAACCTATTGACTCAGGCACAGTTAATAAAAACAATATTTATCTTACCGATGATCGTAATAACCCTGTAGCAGCCACTCTCACTTTGTCGAAGGAGGAGAATTCCGTTATTATTAAACCAGCCAAGGCTTACACTGTGGGCAATAAATACTGGATCTTTGTCACCGGCGGGATCACTGGGAAGGATGGCATAAAGCAGCTGAGCCAGCCCATTGCGGTGCCATTTGAAGTCAAGGGCAAGATTAGTTCTGTAGCAAGCAGTTATTCCGAGATTATTACGAGTTTCAAGGTGACCACAAGCTCTGATGTCTACAGCGTCAAAATCAATTCGACCCCTATGCATTATCAGGGTGACAACACCTATACCTTAGGCATCTCCGGTCTGAAGCAAGGTGGTAAAGTTACAATTTATGCCTACGATAGCAGTGGTAAGTTGTTGACAAGTGAGAGTTACCAGATTTAA
- a CDS encoding tyrosine-type recombinase/integrase, with protein sequence MLLNQAIKGFTKYLKVIDRSPETITGYEKELSFFNNFLSVKHNCPVYLEDITLEDIEDYLLDQKKRKMASSSRSRSLYIIRSFYSYCVKKDIFTKNIATLVEPVKVAQKERTYITEEEFAELTTTIKQPVIRTVVQTMFYTGGRMAEMINLKLQDVDLESNILHIIEGKGKKSRDVPINYKLHVILKYYLATIRNPELSSNRFFAIDRTGKVSDSYINRLIYEAVEELGWEKNISAHVLRHSFGTNLLEKGASVVSIQKLLGHSNLAVTSRYLHQDMNKLSDTVNLL encoded by the coding sequence ATGCTCTTAAATCAAGCTATAAAAGGATTTACAAAGTATCTGAAAGTGATTGACCGCTCACCGGAAACCATCACTGGATATGAAAAGGAGCTTAGCTTCTTTAACAATTTTTTAAGTGTTAAACATAACTGCCCGGTGTATCTGGAGGACATTACCTTGGAGGATATCGAGGATTATCTTCTCGATCAAAAGAAAAGAAAAATGGCATCATCCAGCCGCAGCAGATCCCTTTACATCATCAGAAGCTTTTACAGCTACTGCGTAAAGAAAGACATCTTCACGAAGAATATTGCCACGCTGGTGGAACCGGTGAAAGTAGCTCAAAAGGAAAGAACTTATATTACCGAAGAGGAATTTGCAGAGCTCACAACAACTATTAAGCAACCGGTGATTAGAACGGTGGTGCAAACCATGTTTTATACCGGGGGCCGAATGGCGGAGATGATTAACCTGAAGCTGCAGGATGTGGATTTAGAGAGCAATATACTCCACATCATTGAAGGCAAAGGCAAGAAAAGCCGGGACGTACCCATCAACTACAAGCTCCATGTTATTCTTAAATACTACCTGGCAACTATCCGCAATCCGGAACTGTCTTCAAACCGCTTCTTCGCCATTGACCGAACCGGTAAAGTCTCCGACAGCTATATTAACCGACTCATCTATGAGGCCGTTGAGGAACTAGGCTGGGAAAAGAATATTAGTGCTCACGTATTGCGCCATTCCTTTGGCACTAATCTCTTAGAAAAAGGAGCCTCGGTGGTCAGTATCCAAAAGCTGCTGGGACACTCCAACCTGGCGGTAACTTCAAGATATCTGCACCAAGACATGAATAAGCTCAGTGACACCGTCAATCTTTTATAG